From one Streptomyces sp. N50 genomic stretch:
- a CDS encoding lysine 2,3-aminomutase, whose protein sequence is MSSAHHPRFRAFTPRDLDSLLQRVPLSAAERLALRAVSSVLPFRTNSYVVDELIDWSAVPDDPIFRLTFPQAGMLPEPDLKQMADLLSQEAPKAEVLRAAHEIRMKLNPHPSGQLDANVPVHEGERLAGLQHKYPETVLIFPRQGQTCHAYCTYCFRWPQFVGESELRIATDDIGTTSAYLRAHPEVTSALITGGDPLVMSTEVLRRYVDPLLEIDTIRSIRIGTKSLAFWPYRFTTDRDADDLLRLFEKVVASGRHLALMAHFTHPQELRPPVVREAMRRVRGTGAVIRCQGPLVAGINDSAEAWAELWDETTTLGAVPYYQFVERDTGPQGYFGVPLARGHQIFRDAYARVSGLARTVRGPVMSAMPGKVCVDGIAEVAGEKVFVLHLIQARNPALVDRPFFAAYDESATWFTDLKPAFGASEFLPGLTG, encoded by the coding sequence ATGAGCTCAGCGCACCACCCCCGCTTCCGCGCCTTCACGCCCCGCGACCTGGACAGCCTGCTGCAACGCGTGCCCCTGTCGGCCGCCGAACGGCTCGCCCTCCGCGCCGTCTCTTCGGTACTGCCCTTCCGTACGAACAGCTACGTCGTCGACGAGCTGATCGACTGGTCGGCGGTACCGGACGACCCGATCTTCCGGCTGACGTTCCCGCAGGCCGGGATGTTGCCGGAGCCGGACCTCAAGCAGATGGCGGACCTGCTGTCCCAGGAGGCGCCCAAGGCCGAAGTCCTGCGCGCGGCCCACGAGATCAGGATGAAGCTGAACCCGCACCCCTCGGGCCAGCTCGACGCCAACGTGCCCGTGCACGAGGGCGAGCGCCTGGCGGGGCTCCAGCACAAGTACCCCGAGACGGTGCTGATCTTCCCGCGCCAGGGCCAGACCTGCCACGCCTACTGCACGTACTGCTTCCGCTGGCCCCAGTTCGTCGGCGAGTCCGAACTCCGCATCGCCACCGACGACATCGGCACGACCAGCGCCTATCTCCGGGCCCACCCCGAGGTCACCAGCGCGCTGATCACGGGCGGCGACCCGCTGGTGATGAGCACCGAGGTCCTTCGCCGCTACGTCGACCCCCTCCTGGAGATCGACACGATCCGCTCGATCCGTATCGGCACCAAGTCCCTCGCCTTCTGGCCGTACCGCTTCACCACCGACCGGGACGCCGACGACCTGCTGCGCCTCTTCGAGAAGGTGGTGGCGAGCGGCCGTCACCTGGCCCTGATGGCCCACTTCACGCACCCGCAGGAACTGCGCCCGCCGGTCGTCCGGGAGGCGATGCGCCGGGTGCGGGGCACGGGTGCCGTGATCCGCTGCCAGGGCCCGCTGGTGGCCGGCATCAACGACAGCGCCGAGGCCTGGGCCGAGCTGTGGGACGAGACGACCACGCTCGGCGCGGTGCCGTACTACCAGTTCGTGGAGCGCGACACCGGCCCCCAGGGCTACTTCGGCGTCCCCCTGGCCCGCGGCCACCAGATCTTCCGCGACGCCTACGCCCGCGTCTCCGGCCTCGCCCGCACGGTTCGCGGCCCGGTCATGTCCGCGATGCCGGGCAAGGTCTGCGTCGACGGCATCGCGGAGGTGGCCGGCGAGAAGGTCTTCGTGCTGCATCTGATCCAGGCCCGGAACCCGGCCCTCGTCGACCGCCCGTTCTTCGCGGCCTACGACGAGAGCGCGACGTGGTTCACGGACCTGAAGCCGGCGTTCGGGGCGAGCGAGTTCCTGCCGGGGCTGACCGGGTGA
- a CDS encoding cytosine permease, which yields MPIEQRGVDTVPDAERTSGPRDLVSILLGSNLCLGVIIFGWLPPSFGLGWWASVSSIVAGTVVGTVFTAPLALVSLRTATNLSTSSGAQFGVRGRLVGSVVGLLLALGYTALTVWIGGDVMVGVLGRLFGLPADGVSYAVVYALLAAATVAGAVYGYRVLLAMSRVLSVGMTALLVLGVIAYAPHFTTGALPGAGGYLLGGFWPTWCLATVAAGLSGPIAFITLLGDYTRYISPARHTSRRVLHATWLGLIAGLLVPQLFGTFTAFGARAALDYAGPLVSASPAWYLVPLLLAASAGSVGNAGLMLYSMGLDLDAILPRASRARATCAVAVVAMACVFVGHYAWNAQSAMTSFVLLLTAIGTPWAVITLIGFVRCGGMYDADALQVFNRRSRGGIYWYRSGWNVPAVISWAVGAGVGLLAVSLPSYEGPLLSLTGGVDCSFLLSGAVGGVVYTVLQLGARPVESPALSARPAFEDEAA from the coding sequence ATGCCGATAGAACAGCGCGGAGTCGACACCGTCCCCGACGCGGAACGCACCAGCGGCCCGCGCGATCTCGTGTCGATCCTGCTCGGCTCCAACCTCTGCCTCGGCGTGATCATCTTCGGCTGGCTGCCGCCGTCGTTCGGCCTCGGCTGGTGGGCGTCGGTGAGCTCGATCGTGGCGGGCACGGTGGTCGGGACCGTGTTCACGGCCCCGCTGGCGCTGGTCTCGCTGCGCACCGCGACCAACCTGTCGACGTCGTCCGGCGCCCAGTTCGGGGTGCGGGGCCGGCTGGTCGGCTCGGTGGTCGGCCTGCTCCTCGCCCTCGGCTACACCGCGCTGACCGTGTGGATCGGCGGCGATGTGATGGTGGGCGTGCTGGGGCGGCTGTTCGGGCTGCCGGCGGACGGGGTGTCGTACGCCGTCGTGTACGCGCTGCTCGCGGCGGCGACAGTCGCGGGCGCGGTGTACGGCTACCGGGTGCTGCTCGCGATGTCCCGCGTGCTGTCCGTCGGCATGACGGCGCTGCTGGTCCTCGGGGTGATCGCGTACGCCCCGCACTTCACGACCGGGGCGCTGCCGGGGGCGGGCGGGTATCTGCTGGGCGGGTTCTGGCCGACCTGGTGTCTGGCGACGGTGGCGGCGGGACTGTCCGGGCCGATCGCGTTCATCACCCTGCTCGGGGACTACACGCGCTACATCTCACCGGCCCGCCACACCTCACGCCGGGTCCTGCACGCGACCTGGCTCGGCCTGATCGCCGGGCTCCTGGTCCCCCAACTCTTCGGCACGTTCACGGCGTTCGGGGCACGGGCGGCTCTCGACTACGCGGGCCCGCTGGTGTCGGCGTCCCCGGCCTGGTACCTGGTCCCGCTGCTGCTCGCCGCCTCCGCGGGCTCGGTCGGCAACGCGGGCCTGATGCTCTACTCCATGGGCCTCGACCTGGACGCGATCCTGCCCCGCGCGTCCCGGGCCCGGGCCACCTGCGCGGTCGCGGTCGTCGCCATGGCCTGCGTCTTCGTCGGCCACTACGCCTGGAACGCCCAGTCCGCGATGACGTCCTTCGTCCTGCTCCTGACGGCGATCGGCACACCGTGGGCGGTGATCACGCTCATCGGTTTCGTGCGGTGCGGCGGGATGTACGACGCGGACGCCCTCCAGGTCTTCAACCGGCGCTCCCGGGGCGGGATTTACTGGTACCGGTCGGGCTGGAACGTCCCGGCGGTGATCTCCTGGGCGGTGGGCGCGGGGGTCGGCCTGCTGGCGGTGTCGCTCCCGTCGTACGAGGGGCCGTTGCTGTCGTTGACGGGCGGGGTGGACTGCAGCTTCTTGTTGTCGGGGGCGGTGGGAGGCGTGGTGTACACGGTGCTGCAACTCGGGGCGCGTCCTGTGGAGAGCCCAGCCCTCTCGGCCCGTCCGGCGTTCGAGGACGAGGCCGCTTAG
- the ureA gene encoding urease subunit gamma, with protein sequence MRLTPTERDRLLLFSAAELARARKARGLRLNVPEATALIADTVCEAARDGRRLAEAIERARSVLGPDDVLPGVADVVTEVHVEAVFDDGSRLAVVSDPIGGGLAGDAPGALLPGPPHAEPEAVVRVTVTNTATVPVSVTSHFHFFEANPRLDFPRAEAYGMRLAVPAGSSVRFGPGESADVGLLPIGGERVAIGFAGLVDGPLDAPGAKAEALRRATACGYLGVEQ encoded by the coding sequence ATGAGGCTCACCCCCACGGAACGCGACCGGCTGCTGTTGTTCTCGGCCGCCGAACTGGCCCGCGCCCGCAAGGCACGCGGCCTGCGGCTCAATGTGCCGGAGGCCACCGCGCTCATCGCGGACACGGTGTGCGAGGCCGCCCGGGACGGGAGGCGGCTGGCCGAGGCCATCGAGCGCGCGCGGTCCGTCCTCGGCCCCGACGACGTCCTCCCGGGCGTCGCCGACGTCGTCACCGAGGTGCATGTCGAGGCCGTCTTCGACGACGGTTCGCGGCTCGCGGTGGTCTCGGACCCGATCGGCGGGGGACTCGCCGGGGACGCCCCGGGCGCCCTGCTCCCGGGACCCCCGCACGCCGAACCCGAGGCCGTCGTCCGCGTCACGGTCACCAACACCGCGACCGTCCCCGTCTCCGTGACCTCCCACTTCCACTTCTTCGAGGCCAACCCGCGCCTCGACTTCCCCCGCGCCGAGGCCTACGGCATGCGCCTCGCCGTCCCCGCCGGATCCTCCGTCCGCTTCGGCCCGGGCGAGAGCGCCGACGTCGGCCTGCTGCCGATCGGCGGCGAGCGCGTCGCGATCGGTTTCGCGGGCCTCGTCGACGGCCCGCTGGACGCGCCGGGCGCGAAGGCGGAGGCCCTGCGCCGCGCAACCGCCTGCGGCTACCTGGGAGTTGAGCAGTGA
- a CDS encoding urease subunit alpha: MNPYEYAATHGPRAGDRVRLGDSGLTIRIESDSQRYGDEFLAGFGKTARDGLHLKAAAVRDTCDVVISNVVVIDAVQGIRKVSIGIREGRICSIGRAGNPDTLDGVDVVVGTGTSIVSGEGLIATAGAVDTHVHLLSPRIMEASLASGVTTIIGQEFGPVWGVGVNSPWALRHAFNAFDAWPVNIGFLGRGSSSDAAPLIEALAEGGASGFKVHEDMGAHTRALDTALRVAEEHDVQVALHSDGLNECLSVEDTLRVLEGRTIHAFHIEGCGGGHVPNVLKMAGVPNVIGSSTNPTLPFGRDAVAEHYGMIVSVHDLKTDLPGDAAMARDRIRAGTMGAEDVLHDLGAIGITSSDAQGMGRAGETVRRTFAMAGKMKAEFGALGDSPETDHDNERVLRYIAKLTVNPAIAHGLSHEVGSIEVGKLADIVLWRPEYFGAKPQLVLKSGFPAYGVVGDPNAATDTCEPLVLGPQFGAHGSTPADISVAFVAQAALDQGGDAMPTRRRRVAVRGTRGIGPADLRLNSRTGAVDVDQRTGLVTLDGEPLRSEPADSVSLNRLYFL; this comes from the coding sequence GTGAACCCGTACGAGTACGCCGCCACCCACGGCCCCCGCGCCGGCGACCGCGTCCGCCTCGGCGACTCGGGGCTGACCATCCGGATCGAGTCCGACTCGCAGCGCTACGGCGACGAGTTCCTCGCCGGGTTCGGCAAGACGGCCCGCGACGGACTGCACCTCAAGGCCGCCGCCGTGCGCGACACCTGCGACGTCGTGATCAGCAATGTGGTCGTGATCGACGCCGTGCAGGGGATCCGCAAGGTGTCCATCGGGATCCGGGAGGGGCGGATCTGTTCCATCGGGCGGGCCGGCAACCCCGACACCCTGGACGGGGTCGACGTCGTCGTCGGCACCGGTACCTCCATCGTGTCCGGCGAGGGACTCATCGCCACCGCGGGCGCGGTCGACACCCATGTGCATCTGCTCTCCCCGCGCATCATGGAGGCCTCGCTCGCGTCCGGGGTGACCACGATCATCGGGCAGGAGTTCGGCCCGGTGTGGGGCGTCGGCGTCAACTCGCCCTGGGCGCTGCGCCACGCGTTCAACGCCTTCGACGCCTGGCCGGTCAACATCGGCTTCCTGGGCCGGGGTTCGTCGTCCGACGCGGCCCCGCTGATCGAGGCCCTGGCGGAGGGCGGCGCGTCCGGCTTCAAGGTGCACGAGGACATGGGCGCCCACACCCGCGCGCTGGACACCGCGTTGCGGGTCGCCGAGGAGCACGACGTCCAAGTCGCCCTGCACAGCGACGGGTTGAACGAGTGCCTGTCCGTCGAGGACACCCTGCGCGTCCTGGAGGGCCGGACGATCCACGCCTTCCACATCGAGGGCTGCGGCGGCGGACACGTGCCGAACGTCCTGAAAATGGCCGGAGTTCCGAACGTCATCGGCTCCTCCACCAACCCCACCCTGCCCTTCGGCCGGGACGCGGTCGCCGAGCACTACGGCATGATCGTCTCCGTCCACGACCTGAAGACCGACCTGCCCGGCGACGCCGCGATGGCCCGCGACCGCATCCGCGCCGGGACGATGGGCGCCGAGGACGTGCTGCACGACCTGGGCGCGATCGGTATCACCTCGTCCGACGCGCAGGGCATGGGCCGGGCGGGCGAGACAGTCCGCCGTACGTTCGCGATGGCCGGGAAGATGAAGGCCGAGTTCGGCGCGCTCGGGGATTCTCCGGAGACGGACCACGACAACGAACGCGTCCTGCGCTACATCGCCAAGCTGACCGTCAACCCCGCGATCGCGCACGGACTTTCGCACGAGGTCGGCTCCATCGAGGTCGGCAAGCTCGCCGACATCGTGCTGTGGCGGCCGGAGTACTTCGGCGCCAAACCGCAGCTCGTCCTGAAGTCCGGGTTCCCGGCGTACGGCGTGGTCGGCGACCCCAACGCGGCGACCGACACCTGTGAACCCCTCGTCCTGGGGCCGCAGTTCGGCGCGCACGGCAGCACGCCCGCCGACATCTCCGTGGCCTTCGTGGCCCAGGCCGCCCTGGACCAGGGCGGCGACGCCATGCCAACCCGCCGTAGGCGCGTGGCAGTTCGCGGCACCCGGGGCATCGGGCCCGCCGACCTGCGGCTCAACTCCCGTACCGGAGCGGTCGATGTGGACCAGCGGACGGGCCTGGTCACCCTCGACGGCGAACCGCTGCGCTCGGAGCCGGCCGACTCGGTCTCCCTCAACCGCCTTTACTTCCTCTAG
- a CDS encoding agmatine deiminase family protein has translation MSFRMPPEWTPHERTWMAWPGPNPTFTNADELAEARAAWASVARAVRRFEPVTMVHGPGQGDSARELLDPDVELIERELDDAWMRDIGPTFVIDGNGELAAVDWTFNGWGGQEWARWEHDSKIARHVADLAGVPALSSTLVNEGGAIHVDGEGTVLLTETVQLGSGRNPGWTREQVEAEIHARLGTTKAIWLPHGLTGDYGVYGTQGHVDIVAAFAGPGTVLVHSQRDPAHPDHARSQEYLALLRAETDAKGRRLEVVEIPAPTVLKDEDGDWVDYSYINHYLCNGGVVLCAFDDPNDEVAAGIFRRLFPERTVTLVDARTIFAGGGGIHCVTQQQPKVQ, from the coding sequence ATGAGTTTCCGTATGCCCCCCGAATGGACCCCGCACGAGCGCACCTGGATGGCCTGGCCCGGACCCAACCCGACCTTCACCAACGCCGACGAACTGGCGGAGGCCCGCGCCGCCTGGGCGTCGGTGGCCCGTGCCGTGCGCCGCTTCGAACCGGTGACGATGGTGCACGGGCCGGGTCAGGGCGACTCGGCGCGCGAACTGCTCGACCCGGACGTGGAGCTGATCGAGCGCGAGCTGGACGACGCGTGGATGCGGGACATCGGCCCCACGTTCGTCATCGACGGCAACGGTGAACTGGCCGCCGTGGACTGGACGTTCAACGGCTGGGGCGGACAGGAGTGGGCCCGTTGGGAGCACGACTCCAAGATCGCCCGCCATGTCGCCGACCTGGCCGGAGTCCCCGCGCTCAGCAGCACGCTCGTCAACGAGGGCGGCGCGATCCACGTCGACGGCGAGGGCACGGTGCTGCTCACGGAGACGGTCCAGCTCGGCTCCGGCCGCAACCCCGGCTGGACCCGCGAGCAGGTCGAGGCGGAGATCCACGCCAGGCTCGGCACCACAAAGGCGATCTGGCTCCCGCACGGCCTCACCGGGGACTACGGCGTCTACGGCACCCAGGGCCACGTCGACATCGTCGCGGCCTTCGCCGGGCCCGGCACCGTCCTGGTCCACAGCCAGCGCGACCCGGCCCACCCGGACCACGCCCGCTCGCAGGAGTACCTCGCCCTCCTCCGCGCCGAGACCGACGCGAAGGGCCGCCGCCTGGAGGTCGTGGAGATCCCCGCCCCGACGGTCCTCAAGGACGAGGACGGCGACTGGGTCGACTACTCGTACATCAACCACTACCTCTGCAACGGCGGGGTCGTCCTCTGCGCCTTCGACGACCCGAACGACGAGGTCGCGGCCGGGATCTTCCGCCGCCTCTTCCCCGAGCGGACGGTCACGCTGGTGGACGCCCGTACGATCTTCGCGGGCGGTGGAGGCATCCACTGCGTCACCCAGCAGCAGCCGAAGGTCCAGTGA
- a CDS encoding TetR/AcrR family transcriptional regulator, translating to MAGARKNAPPREDVLAAAMGMIAEHGLEQLTMAALGREVGMSSGHLLYYFHSKDELLLQALEWSEGRLGAERGRLLTRTGATARERVDAYVDLYVPEGHRDPHWTLWLEVWNRSQNADDEARDRQAAIEGVWHRDLVALIAEGVSRGEFRAVDPDRFAARLRALLDGFSIHVAIGLRGTDRGHVLAHVREFIADSLLARPAS from the coding sequence ATGGCCGGTGCGCGGAAGAACGCGCCGCCGCGCGAGGACGTCCTCGCCGCGGCCATGGGCATGATCGCCGAGCACGGCCTGGAGCAGCTCACCATGGCGGCGCTAGGCCGCGAGGTCGGCATGAGCAGCGGCCACCTCCTCTACTACTTCCACTCCAAGGACGAACTCCTGCTCCAGGCCCTGGAGTGGAGCGAGGGCAGGCTGGGCGCCGAACGCGGACGCCTGCTCACCCGTACGGGGGCGACGGCCCGCGAGCGCGTCGACGCGTACGTCGACCTGTATGTCCCGGAGGGCCACCGCGACCCGCACTGGACCCTGTGGCTGGAGGTCTGGAACCGCTCGCAGAACGCCGATGACGAGGCCCGCGACCGCCAGGCCGCCATCGAGGGCGTCTGGCACCGCGACCTGGTCGCACTGATCGCGGAGGGGGTGTCACGGGGTGAGTTCCGGGCAGTCGACCCGGACCGTTTCGCCGCCCGCCTCCGCGCTCTCCTCGACGGCTTCTCCATCCACGTGGCGATCGGGCTGCGGGGCACGGACCGGGGGCACGTGCTGGCCCATGTGCGGGAGTTCATCGCCGACTCGCTGCTCGCGCGCCCGGCGAGTTGA
- the cimA gene encoding citramalate synthase produces MTETSELDDSFHVFDTTLRDGAQREGINLTVADKLAIARHLDDFGVGFIEGGWPGANPRDTEFFARARQEIDFKHAKLVAFGATRRAGAKAAEDPQVKALLDADTEVICLVAKSHDRHVELALRTTLDENLAMVRDTVSHLVAQGRRVFVDCEHFFDGYRANPEYAKAVVRSAAEAGASVVILCDTNGGMLPAQIQAVVSTVLADTGARLGIHTQDDTGCAVANTLAAVDAGATHVQCTANGYGERVGNANLFPVAAALELKYGKKVLPDGKLREMTRISHAIAEVVNLTPSTHQPYVGVSAFAHKAGLHASAIKVDPDLYQHIDPEQVGNTMRMLVSDMAGRASIELKGKELGVDISGDRELVGRVVERVKERELKGYTYEAADASFELLLRAEAEGKARSYFEVESWRAIVEDRPDGTHANEATVKLFAKGERIVATAEGNGPVHALDRALRVALEKIYPQLAKLELVDYKVRILEGKHGTSSTTRVLIATSDGSAEWSTVGVAENVIAASWQALADAYTYGLLKAGVEPAE; encoded by the coding sequence ATGACGGAAACCAGCGAACTCGACGATTCGTTCCATGTCTTCGACACGACCCTGCGTGACGGCGCGCAGCGGGAGGGCATCAACCTCACCGTCGCGGACAAGCTGGCCATCGCTCGGCACCTGGACGACTTCGGCGTGGGCTTCATCGAGGGCGGCTGGCCCGGCGCCAACCCGCGGGACACCGAGTTCTTCGCCCGCGCCCGGCAGGAGATCGACTTCAAGCACGCCAAGCTCGTGGCCTTCGGCGCCACCCGGCGAGCGGGCGCGAAGGCGGCCGAGGACCCGCAGGTCAAGGCGCTCCTGGATGCCGACACCGAGGTCATCTGCCTCGTCGCGAAGTCCCACGACCGCCACGTGGAGCTGGCGCTGCGCACGACCCTCGACGAGAACCTGGCGATGGTCCGCGACACCGTCTCGCACCTGGTCGCCCAGGGCCGCCGCGTCTTCGTCGACTGCGAGCACTTCTTCGACGGCTACCGCGCGAACCCCGAGTACGCGAAGGCGGTCGTACGGTCCGCCGCCGAGGCCGGCGCCTCGGTCGTGATCCTCTGCGACACCAACGGCGGGATGCTCCCGGCGCAGATCCAGGCGGTCGTCTCCACGGTCCTCGCCGACACCGGCGCCCGGCTCGGCATCCACACCCAGGACGACACGGGCTGCGCGGTCGCCAACACCCTCGCCGCCGTCGACGCGGGCGCGACCCACGTCCAGTGCACGGCGAACGGTTACGGCGAGCGTGTAGGCAACGCCAACCTCTTCCCGGTGGCGGCGGCCCTGGAGCTGAAGTACGGCAAGAAGGTCCTCCCCGACGGCAAGCTCCGCGAGATGACCCGCATCTCGCACGCGATCGCCGAGGTAGTGAACCTCACCCCCTCGACCCACCAGCCCTACGTAGGCGTCTCGGCCTTCGCCCACAAGGCGGGCCTGCACGCCTCCGCGATCAAGGTCGACCCGGACCTGTACCAGCACATCGACCCCGAGCAGGTCGGCAACACCATGCGGATGCTGGTCTCCGACATGGCGGGCCGAGCGTCGATCGAGCTCAAGGGCAAGGAACTCGGCGTAGACATCAGCGGCGACCGCGAGCTGGTGGGCCGGGTGGTGGAGCGGGTCAAGGAGCGCGAGCTCAAGGGCTACACGTACGAGGCGGCAGACGCGAGCTTCGAGTTGTTGCTCCGCGCCGAGGCCGAGGGCAAGGCCCGCTCCTACTTCGAGGTCGAGTCCTGGCGCGCGATCGTAGAGGACCGCCCCGACGGCACCCACGCCAACGAGGCCACGGTCAAGCTCTTCGCCAAGGGCGAGCGCATCGTAGCCACCGCCGAGGGCAACGGCCCGGTCCACGCCCTGGACCGCGCCCTCCGCGTAGCCCTGGAGAAGATCTACCCCCAGCTCGCCAAACTGGAGCTCGTCGACTACAAGGTCCGCATCCTGGAGGGCAAGCACGGCACGTCCTCCACGACCCGCGTCCTGATCGCCACGTCGGACGGTTCGGCGGAGTGGTCGACGGTGGGCGTGGCGGAGAACGTCATCGCGGCGTCCTGGCAGGCGCTGGCGGACGCGTACACGTACGGCTTGCTGAAGGCGGGCGTGGAGCCGGCGGAGTAA
- a CDS encoding ricin-type beta-trefoil lectin domain protein, with amino-acid sequence MSRRTPRTARLLLAGLLSVAGFTAAVPPAHAAGEQVTAWLTTTDDAAGRHVTRGLQAQTPFAFSSGTGGSGENITVDENTRYQTFTGGGASFTDTAAWLMNSSGALSTATRNATMTKLFSPTDGIGLSFLRNPMGASDLARYGYSYDDVAAGQTDPNLNSFSIAHDLADVVPLTKQALTLNPSLTVMASPWTAPAWMKDSGSLNGGWLKSEDYGAYANYFVKYLQAYKDQGVPVSYVTVQNEPTCCSGYPSMSWNASGLAYFTKSELLPKLNASGLTTKVLAHDWNWDVYDSYAASTVDDAAVRSNPNFGGIAWHGYGGDVTKQTTVHNQYPTLDAFGTEHSGGTWIANQQREDMNNIIDYTRNWAKSVTKWSLAVDQNMGPHNGGCGTCTGLITVHNGDGASGTVDYTVEYYTMGQLTKFVRPGAQRIASTASTNVPNVAWRNPDGSKALIAYNDSSAAKTVTINWGGQHATYSLPGKTSATFTWTGTQAGGGSQTGAFVGLASKCLDVAGGSTTNGTAVQLYDCNSSTAQQWTVGTDGTVRALGKCLDVTSASTADGAKVQLYDCNGTAAQQWSYNASTGDVVNTAANKCLDVTGNTSVNGTRAQIWTCTGAANQKWHLQ; translated from the coding sequence ATGTCCAGGAGAACCCCCCGCACGGCCCGGCTGCTGCTCGCCGGACTGCTCTCCGTGGCCGGCTTCACCGCGGCCGTACCCCCCGCACACGCCGCCGGTGAGCAGGTCACAGCCTGGCTCACCACCACCGACGACGCCGCCGGACGCCATGTCACGCGCGGCCTCCAGGCCCAGACGCCGTTCGCCTTCTCGTCCGGGACAGGCGGCAGCGGCGAGAACATCACCGTCGACGAGAACACCCGCTACCAGACGTTCACCGGGGGCGGCGCGTCCTTCACGGACACGGCGGCCTGGCTGATGAACAGCAGCGGCGCGCTGTCGACGGCGACCCGGAACGCGACCATGACCAAGCTGTTCTCGCCCACGGACGGGATCGGGCTCTCGTTCCTGCGCAACCCGATGGGCGCGTCGGACCTCGCCCGGTACGGCTACTCGTACGACGACGTGGCCGCCGGGCAGACCGACCCGAACCTCAACTCCTTCTCGATCGCGCACGATCTGGCCGATGTCGTGCCGCTGACCAAGCAGGCGCTGACCCTCAACCCCTCTCTGACTGTCATGGCCTCGCCATGGACGGCACCGGCGTGGATGAAGGACAGCGGTTCGCTCAACGGGGGCTGGCTGAAGTCCGAGGACTACGGGGCGTACGCCAACTACTTCGTCAAGTACCTCCAGGCGTACAAGGATCAGGGCGTTCCGGTGTCGTACGTGACCGTCCAGAACGAGCCGACGTGTTGCTCCGGCTACCCGTCGATGAGCTGGAACGCGTCGGGGCTCGCGTACTTCACGAAGAGCGAGCTGCTCCCGAAGCTCAACGCGTCCGGGCTGACGACGAAGGTGCTGGCGCACGACTGGAACTGGGACGTGTACGACTCGTACGCGGCCTCGACGGTCGACGACGCGGCCGTCCGCTCCAACCCCAACTTCGGTGGGATCGCCTGGCACGGCTACGGCGGTGACGTCACCAAGCAGACCACCGTCCACAACCAGTACCCGACGCTGGACGCCTTCGGCACCGAGCACTCCGGTGGCACCTGGATCGCCAACCAGCAGCGCGAGGACATGAACAACATCATCGACTACACCCGGAACTGGGCGAAGTCGGTGACGAAGTGGTCGCTCGCCGTGGACCAGAACATGGGCCCGCACAACGGGGGTTGTGGTACCTGCACCGGGCTCATCACCGTGCACAACGGGGATGGCGCGAGCGGGACCGTCGACTACACCGTCGAGTACTACACGATGGGGCAACTGACGAAGTTCGTACGGCCGGGTGCTCAGCGGATCGCTTCTACTGCGTCCACGAACGTGCCTAACGTCGCTTGGCGTAATCCGGATGGGTCCAAGGCGCTCATCGCGTACAACGACTCTTCCGCCGCCAAGACCGTGACCATCAACTGGGGTGGGCAGCACGCGACTTACTCGTTGCCGGGGAAGACGTCCGCGACGTTCACGTGGACGGGGACGCAGGCCGGCGGCGGCAGCCAGACCGGGGCGTTCGTCGGGCTCGCGAGCAAGTGCCTTGACGTGGCCGGGGGTTCGACCACCAACGGCACGGCAGTCCAGCTCTACGACTGCAACTCCTCGACGGCGCAGCAGTGGACCGTGGGGACCGACGGGACGGTGCGGGCGCTGGGCAAGTGCCTTGACGTTACGTCGGCTTCGACGGCGGATGGGGCGAAGGTGCAGTTGTACGACTGCAATGGGACCGCCGCGCAGCAGTGGTCGTACAACGCGAGTACCGGGGATGTGGTGAATACGGCGGCGAACAAGTGCCTTGATGTGACGGGCAATACGTCGGTCAACGGGACTCGGGCGCAGATCTGGACTTGTACCGGGGCCGCCAACCAGAAGTGGCATCTGCAGTAG